TCATCCAGCTCTGTGATGATATAAGCAAGGGTACGTTCAATCCGGGGAATGATGACTAGGgtttaaacatacatatatacgtgagAACTTCAAGCCTTTTTTCAAATTGCCAGTGATTATACAATAGTgacttattttttctaattgtaaaataaatgtacatttaatgcaaaaaaaatcattaagaaaaataaaatgaagtataatcCAACTACCCTATGGTAACTACGATAAGCATTTTGGTATATGCCCTTCTTCTGTCTTTCCCATGGACAGGTAATGCTGGGCCATTCTATAAACACTGAATATACTgcatttatatgaatatataacatTGAACCACAGATGGTATTTTAAATAGCAATCCACTGTTAAAAAGTGGAGCATTGAGCAGAGAATATTAGTAAGTTGAATTCTGTGTCAGTCATAAGGTTCTACTTTATACAGAACTTGTCTAATCTGCTTCTAAAATGCAAACTCCTTGAGAATTGGAACTGTTACAAGGCCTGTTACTACCAAGCAGGCAGGAATTGtgctttgagtttttaaaaaatgatataactTCCTCTTTAACAGACTAATAGAGCCCCAGCAAAATAAGTTTTTTGCTGTTCAAATTTTGCTCCTTACCttaaaattgaataaatgtttctttaatgaaaaatgagTTTCTTGGGCAAAAAAGTACTGTGGTAACACTCAGCagtcatagttttaaaataatgaaatgagcAATGGAAAATAAATGCAGCGATTGGGACTTATTTTTAGAAACCAAGGAGAACAGCAGGAGAACAGGACCTACGGCCTAACGGAGAgagatttaaagtaaaatatttcatgtgttCAAAAGTTTTATCAATCATtagaaagaactaaagaaaacacTAGGGCTCTTAAGAAATACTTTCACCCTCTACTCACAAGTaaccagaaaataataaaacgttccataatttttaaattactgctcTGCTCTGTAACTCCCCTCCAAATCATACACATAATTCTATCAAAGGGTACTGACTCACTGCCCTTCCCACTGAGGAGAGGGGCAACATCTCATTCTCCAGGCAACCAATGCCTGGTTCCTGGCAGGTGCGTGACAAATGTGGAGGTGTGGACAAAAGGATGAACAACGAGCTCACAGCAGCTTACACTCACCATGTTCAATGGCATTTACACGCCTGTTGGTTATCTTAATAGCTTCATCCAAAGTAACAAAGGAAGTCTAAAATAAGAGCACAAATTAATAATGTAAGCACAAAGTCTTCCTAATCATGCCCTGTCACTTGGCTTCACCCAGATTACATGTGAAGAAAGCATCTGGAAACCAAGACTATGTCTTTTCAACAtacttaaaatacagaaaattccTGTAAGATTTCCACAGAGCTAACATTATTTCCATTCTATTAGAACCTGTTTACTTTAGACttacctaaaactataaaactggcAAGAGGAGAGAATCACACACTAATGACCTGGATACATACTAACTGgccacaaagggaaaaaaaatggctttcATGCAAAAAccatattatattttcatttaaatctaGTATTGACTGTCCCTGTTCTCACCTAGCCAAGACTGCAACTATACCATTGCACCAACATTTTGTCAGTAAGTACGGACAGTGGTGCAGAAGCCACTGTTTCAGAAATCAAAACTCATTTAGCTTGTTTCACACAGGTTCATGAAAACAGTTTGAAGTGCTGAGTGCAGAATGCTCTGATTCAAGCCCTGAATCTCCCCCACTCGGCTATCAGGCATCAGAGTGCAGGACTTCTCTGGCTCTTCCGCTTGCCTGCAGAGAAGCTAGTTCCACCAGTAGTTCCACGGCTTTGGCATAATTCCTCTTCAGTTTGGCCAACTGTTCCCCACCTCTGGCTAAACCAGTCAATTCATAACCTGAAAGAACCAGTCAGACAACATTCGTATTTAGAGTGAAAATAATCTTCCCCAAAAAGAAGATAAGTCAGAACAATATCGAACATTGAAAAACAAATTCACTAACCCTGCTAACTGCAAACAGGAAGTGCCCATTTGGCTCCCCAAACACTGTGGGACATGCTGCTGAATAGTTCTGCCCAAGGATACTATTCTAAATATAGCtacaggaaaagcttttgacCAATCCTCATTTTGCCAGCTTGCTGATTAACCCACACACGCCTTCCCTTTGTAGATCATGCGGCCTGATGCCCCAATACAGTGATACCCTCTTTTAACAGGTGACTCTCTATAATACTCCTTTATTCAAGTCGTACTAAATATTCTATGTGAACCAATTAAATATGAGGGCCAAAGAAAGAACATTgtttctatggggaaaaaaatgattacttTGGAAAGGCTCAGTAAAGATGCATTACTACCCAAAACATGCTGTCAAATTAGGAAAAGGTGAGACAATTATAAAAAGTTGAGAGCAGGCTGGCTACAAAAATTGAGGAAGATTCAGCATTCAGACTGTATCAGTGTGTAAGATCTTATTCTACTTTAAAGAGACCCAAACTGGAAATTATAAACAATGCCTTATGAGTGTGGTTTATGCAGAAAGACAACATGGAAGTCTAACGTGTATTCATACTCAAAGAAAGACCATGgccttttatttttagaacagcAAAcaattctatatttatatatttcaaggttaaaatattttaagccatgTACAATGTTTTATGACTCTCTGCCATAATACTTTTTTTTGGTTAACTGATAAACTATTGTCCCAACTGTATCTGATAAGAAGGCTTCCAATACTGGAACCAGTGAACTCTAAGAAGGTCTACCTAACACCATTTTCCAGAATACAGTTCAtttaaagaggaaaggggagaaccCAGAGACCCACAAGTAAAGTTTCAAACTTACTGTCAGTTCCTTCATGGTAATGTTCAAATACTGGCAAAGTAACACCTGTTAAACAGAGAAACATATGAATGCACAAATATGTCCTTAAAGTACTATTTCTTAACCATCATCTCTTGTGTTTCTTTCTCAGCAAATACTTAAAAGTCAAGAGATTATCTGGAATTATAACTCGTTTCACTAAATGAATTTAGGAACCTGCCTTCTTAAGTGTTCATGCCTATTCAAAAATCAAATTATCTTGAGTAGTAAGGGATCCtgttgttacaatttttttctttcagctttgaAATATACTTAGTATACAAAAAAAACCTGCACAtgtttaatgtatatattttgatgaGTTTAGACATATACATATACCCATAACACAATCACAATAATAAACCTATCCATTACCTTGTGTCTCTTTTCATGTGCGTGCATGTTAAGAACACTCAACATAAGATCTACCTTCTTAAGTTTTTAAGTGCACAAGGCCATACTGTGAACTGTAGGCGCTATATCATACAGCAGATCTCCAGAAGGTATTTATCCTATATAACTAGTAACTTCATATCCACTGAATAACTAGCTCTCCATACTTCCCCCAGTCCcatcccttggcaaccaccatttaaCAGTAGTTTTAATCATTGGGACATGGAGATCTTGCTATATAAacagattaattttaaatgttaccttTTCTCCCCTGAGGGTAGTAAAGAGTTGAATAGTTACCTGCTACATTATCTTTCTTTGCTCTAATCTTCACTTGggctttatttacattttggatAACTGTGGTGCtgcaaaagaggaaaagggattGATTTAGTTTTTAGACTGAGAAATAAACCAACATGAACATATCAAGCAATTTCAACAAGAGTAAGATgtcacaattaaaaaatgttgatgGCCCACTGTGGATCaagtgcccctgaggaaacacaaccGTCTCAGTGGCAGTTAACATGTGAAGTATGTTTTGATGATTGtcttttttcagaaaagaacaatCACTGCTGCCAGTGGAGGGCCTCAGAGAGCAAAGAATGAACAATATTCAAATATCACCCTTAAGAACATGAAGAATGATTTTAACATACAGGGACTCCTTGAGTTTTCCATCAGACATGTGGTGCATGGATGTGACTTCAGGGATTTTCATTGCACTAATGTAATTTGGAGAAGAACATTCTTTCCTTTTAGATTTGTTATTCAAATCTTCTAGGTTTGGCTAAGCAGTTCAATTCCTCCACCCTGGAACCTGTCTAACATCCATCTGGCTTTGTCTGACTCTCTACCAGTTATTATCACAAAATAAAGTGTTTTCCCCTCGACCACCctcaaacacactcacacactacTGAGTCCCTCTCTCTCACAGAAGTCAATGCAAGTTGTTATCATACAAACACTGGCAAAAATTAAAGTCTACTACTTCAAAAGGTCTTATGCCCCTCAAGCTATAAGACTGCCCATACGTAATGCTCCCAGATAACACAAACTAAGAATGGAGGCATTATATCACTGGGTAAAGAAGACTAAAATCAAAAACCCTGAAAACAATTCCATCTCTGCCCTTGAATAGTCATTTGACTTCAGGAGGGCACTGAACTTAAACTGAGGGTAACAATATTTGCCTGGTCCACCTCACAGCTTATTTGGAGAATCAAGTAACATAACTAAACATAACATATGTAAAGCAATAACTAAGCCATTTTTGTATGCTTTGTTAAGCATGTACTGACAAAAGCCATAAAATTCATGCCCTGTAAACAAGCAATTCCATTCTCAAAaattttcctaaggaaataatacaatagaaacaaaaatatatatacataaggatGTTCACAGCACCTTTTCCAATATTGTATAAATCTGAAAATCAACTCAAACACCCACCATTAGaggaaaatgttaacaaattATCATATATCTAGAGAAAGATTATGCAGTTGTGAAAACAAGGGGAAATGTTTATGATacaatgttaaatgaaaatagactataaaatattaagtatcCTGTGCCTGTTAACTATGTAACAGATACATGTGGGTGGTAGTAAAGACAACAGTGTTTAGGTGATGGGGTTAAAAGTGTACTTCCTTATTATTACTGTATCATTTGTctttaatgctttttttaaaaacaaaaagtggcttttaaatgaaattatgaaCATGAAAGTACTACAGTTTTTCAAACACCCCATTTAAGTCTTCTTACCTGAAGTCCCCTGCTGTGAACTTGGCCTCAGCAAGTGAAAAGGCAGCTTCTCTCATCACTTCACCCATCAACATTTTAGTCTGGAAAGGCATAATCCAACAGCCAATTCAACAAAGTtcttttacaaggaaaaaatcATATCATAATCATGTTCCTTTAATACCCATTGGTATTTTATGCCAGGTATACATGTAAATATTGATTTggtaatgataaaattaaaaaatttccaattttGCTTCAATAATTGGGTTATGGTTACTAACAATGTTGCAAAATCACGAGTTTTATAATTCAAAGATTAGAATAAAGAtactaagaaacagaaaaccGAATCTTTATTACAGGGCCTATCTTATTCCTAAATTGGTCCATGCCAATTTGCTCAAATTAATCTCTTAAATTCACTGCAGTGCAGTCAAACTCCTAATGGCACAGTGCTTCAAAAATATATCTGGAATACTTAATGTTTGAAAATacccaataatttttttttcaaagagaagaaaaattggGACAGGTGGGTAGAAAGTCACCAGACAGGCCAAAGGAGCAGTTATAAGAAATACTGGGCagagagcatttcaggcagaagaaatagctaatgcaaaggccctggagaAGAATGTTAGAAAAAAGCTCAGAATCAGATAAAAGTGGCAGGGAGGCGCCAGAGCAGATCAAGTGGGGCTTTTGGGGCAAGAGTAAAGAgtttgaatttaaataatgaaCTTTCTGAAACTTCTTACATTATaatgacatttttgaaagaaaaaaaattacaatgccAGTGGCCATGCTGGATTTTCCACAGatacttctaaaataaatactgttCTAAGCAAAGTTCATTCTACCTCTATTATCTTCTTAAGGATCTGTCGAAATCGAAGTGTTAAGGCATCAGATTTTTTCTTCAGGAGGTTTCGACCTGTCTGTGCTCCTTTTAACCGAGCCTTCATGATGGTCTGTGCCCTACAGAAACAGAGTTAAAGATATTTATTCccattgtttaaaagaaataaaaatagttccCTAACACGGTattaaaattatgcttttttCCTTGATGCCACGGGAGTAAGAATATACAGCGTTTGTGGCTGATAGGCTTAACTGGTATCTCAATAGTATAGATTTCCACATTCAGTCTTCTACAAATGaagtctttcttatttaaaacagaaacaactctttaataagtatttaataaattacttaataagtatttattaaatcataataaaacataTCACGACCCCTATTTCATGATGCCagcatactttaaatatttatatgactTGTGAGTTAAAACAGTACGTTTCTATTGGAGATGTACTAaggagtaaaaacaaaaatctgcccACAAATATATACCAAAATTTAAAGTGCACTTAACCTTCAGCACCAAGAAGTCCACCTTAAGAGATTTATCCTATTGATTTACTCCCCGCATGTacacaaaaacatatataaaggTTAAGGATGAGTACTCCAGCcgtatttgtaatagcaaaagggTGGAAACAAGTTAAATGTGCCACAAATCATGGTTCATCATAAAATGGAATgatatgcagccattaaaaaaaagaggaaggtaGATCAACATGTGCTCCTGAAATTACATTGTCTTAAGTTATGCAAAGTAAGGGATAAATGTGCTTATATAAGTCAAGAGAATAGTTCTAGAAAAGTTCATAGAAACTAGGTAacagttttctttggaaaatgaagctgagtaagaaaaaaaaaaggatttacttTTTACTACTACATTTTGTTGTACCTTCTGCATTTTATTACCACAACCACTAATTACTTTTCCCATTAAAAGTGTGGCACTGAAGTGTTCTgatatcattttataaatttgtaaatGACTCTAGGTGACAAGTGACATAGAAGTGATAAGCCCCTGAAGTCTCCTTACCTCCTTATTTCAATCTTTTCCCATCAGAAACCCCAACACCAAAGTCAAAAAAATGACAGCGAAGTTGGCATTTCTGCTCTTGCTACcagttaaaatttaataatggAAAAAGGGGGGGTAATAAGATTCAATAATAAATTGTATAACTAAGTCATTTGTTTAAGAAGATATAATTTCATATGACTGGTGTTATATAATCAACTGCAAAACAGTTTTTGTTAAACCTTTGGGTAAATTCTTAGATGATACTGAAATCTACTGCAGGCCAAAGGCTTCCTATGACAACACTGCAGCCAGAAGGGATCTTAGACATTATcttgagagagaggaaaatgaggctcgGAAAAGTGAAACAACTTTCTCACAGTCACTCAGTGAAGAAAAGGCAGAGCagaatcttcttttttcttttttttttaaattgaagtagatttacaatgttgtgttagtttcaggtgtaaacaaagtgattcagttatgcatatatatattctttttcaggttcttgtccattataggctattacaagatactgaatatagttccctgtgctatacagtagtccTCTactgattatctattttatatatattaatcccaaactcctagtttatccctttcccatttcccctttgataactataaatttgttttctatgtctgagtctgtttctgttttgcaagtaagctcatttgtatcatttttttcagattctacatgtaaatgatgttatttgtctttgacttacttcaattagtaagacaatctctaggtctatgttgctgcaaatggcattatttcattcctttttacagctgagtaatagtcgtgtgtgtgtgtgtacacattcatccattcatctgtcaatgggcacttaggctgcttccatatcttggctgtaaatagtgctgttatgaacactggggtgcatatatctatTCAAGTTAgcgttttctctggatatgtccagaagtgggattgctggatcatgtggtaagtctatttttaattttttaaggaatctccatactgttctccgtagtggctgcaccaatttacattaccaccaacagtgtaggagggttcgcttttctccacaccctctccagcatttattatttgtagactttttgatgatggccattctgactggtgtgaggtgatacctcattgtattttgatttgcatttctctaataattagtgatactgagaatcttttcatgtgcttgttggccatctgtatgccttctttggagaagtgtctatttagatcttctgcccatttttggactgggtgtttttgtttttttgtttttttaagctgtatgagctgtttgtatattttgaaaattaatcccttgtcgactgcatcatttgcaaatattttctcccattctgcaggttgttttttgttttgtttatggtttcctctgctgtgcaaaatcttttaagtttaattaggtcccatttgtttatttttgtttttatttccatttttctaggAGATCCATCTaaaaaatattgctgcgattCTGTCAAAGAATGTTGGCAGAGCAGGCTCTTGAACCAGGCTTCTGACTCCAGTGACTTGGCCAAGTCTCCAAGGTTCAAACCTAGGTCCACTGTACCCCAACTATGTGCCATACTGCCTCCCCTCCAAGATTATAAATCGCATCAGGTGAACAGGTCTCTTTGAAAAAAAACTCACTATCAGTGGCTGAC
This is a stretch of genomic DNA from Camelus ferus isolate YT-003-E chromosome 6, BCGSAC_Cfer_1.0, whole genome shotgun sequence. It encodes these proteins:
- the ATP6V1D gene encoding V-type proton ATPase subunit D — translated: MSGKDRIEIFPSRMAQTIMKARLKGAQTGRNLLKKKSDALTLRFRQILKKIIETKMLMGEVMREAAFSLAEAKFTAGDFSTTVIQNVNKAQVKIRAKKDNVAGVTLPVFEHYHEGTDSYELTGLARGGEQLAKLKRNYAKAVELLVELASLQTSFVTLDEAIKITNRRVNAIEHVIIPRIERTLAYIITELDEREREEFYRLKKIQEKKKILKEKSEKDLEQRRAAGEVMEPANLLAEEKDEDLLFE